A single window of Eucalyptus grandis isolate ANBG69807.140 chromosome 1, ASM1654582v1, whole genome shotgun sequence DNA harbors:
- the LOC104419186 gene encoding mitochondrial inner membrane protease subunit 2 isoform X3, whose amino-acid sequence MGTRSLLWDITKKYFTVGLIGLTVSDRYASIVSVRGSSMSPAFNPRSDTNDYVLVEKFCLDKYRFSHGDVVVFSSPSNHKEKHIKRIIGLPGDWIGTPNMDDVLKVPEGHFWVEGDNSVSSLDSRSFGPIPLGLIRGRVTHVVWPPQRMGRVERETNQRPLSSLQDRPEFY is encoded by the exons ATGGGAACACGAAGCCTTTTATGGGATATCACAAAAAAGTATTTTACAGTTGGTTTGATTGGGCTTACTGTTTCAGATCGATATGCAAGTATAGTGTCTGTTCGTGGCTCGTCTATGTCTCCAGCATTTAATCCAAGAAGTGACACCA ATGACTATGTGTTGGTGGAGAAATTTTGCCTTGACAAGTACAGATTTTCACATGGTGATGTTGTAGTCTTCAG CTCGCCAAGCAATCACAAGGAGAAACACATAAAGAGGATAATAGGATTGCCAGGTGACTGGATAGGAACACCCAATATGGACGATGTGTTGAAGGTTCCAGAAGGACATTTTTGGGTTGAGGGAGATAATTCTGTTTCTAGTCTGGATTCAAGATCCTTTGGCCCG ATCCCTCTAGGTTTGATTCGTGGAAGAGTGACCCACGTTGTATGGCCACCTCAGAGAATGGGTCGTGTTGAAAGAGAAACTAATCAGCGTCCACTTTCCTCCTTACAAGATAGGCCCGAATTCTACTGA
- the LOC104419186 gene encoding mitochondrial inner membrane protease subunit 2 isoform X2, with protein sequence MKFVYSQQDFAMGTRSLLWDITKKYFTVGLIGLTVSDRYASIVSVRGSSMSPAFNPRSDTNDYVLVEKFCLDKYRFSHGDVVVFSSPSNHKEKHIKRIIGLPGDWIGTPNMDDVLKVPEGHFWVEGDNSVSSLDSRSFGPIPLGLIRGRVTHVVWPPQRMGRVERETNQRPLSSLQDRPEFY encoded by the exons ATGAAGTTTGTCTATTCACAACAGGACTTTGCTATGGGAACACGAAGCCTTTTATGGGATATCACAAAAAAGTATTTTACAGTTGGTTTGATTGGGCTTACTGTTTCAGATCGATATGCAAGTATAGTGTCTGTTCGTGGCTCGTCTATGTCTCCAGCATTTAATCCAAGAAGTGACACCA ATGACTATGTGTTGGTGGAGAAATTTTGCCTTGACAAGTACAGATTTTCACATGGTGATGTTGTAGTCTTCAG CTCGCCAAGCAATCACAAGGAGAAACACATAAAGAGGATAATAGGATTGCCAGGTGACTGGATAGGAACACCCAATATGGACGATGTGTTGAAGGTTCCAGAAGGACATTTTTGGGTTGAGGGAGATAATTCTGTTTCTAGTCTGGATTCAAGATCCTTTGGCCCG ATCCCTCTAGGTTTGATTCGTGGAAGAGTGACCCACGTTGTATGGCCACCTCAGAGAATGGGTCGTGTTGAAAGAGAAACTAATCAGCGTCCACTTTCCTCCTTACAAGATAGGCCCGAATTCTACTGA
- the LOC104419186 gene encoding mitochondrial inner membrane protease subunit 2 isoform X1, whose amino-acid sequence MPYVNFNFLLGVIAFTIEECQCISDRHFLFVWCLLLIILHDIDGLKEFMKFVYSQQDFAMGTRSLLWDITKKYFTVGLIGLTVSDRYASIVSVRGSSMSPAFNPRSDTNDYVLVEKFCLDKYRFSHGDVVVFSSPSNHKEKHIKRIIGLPGDWIGTPNMDDVLKVPEGHFWVEGDNSVSSLDSRSFGPIPLGLIRGRVTHVVWPPQRMGRVERETNQRPLSSLQDRPEFY is encoded by the exons ATGCCTTATGTAAATTTCAACTTTCTTCTGGGAGTTATTGCTTTCACTATTGAGGAATGCCAATGCATTTCTGATAGGCACTTCCTGTTCGTGTGGTGCTTGCTGTTGATCATACTGCATGATATAGATGGCTTGAAGGAGTTCATGAAGTTTGTCTATTCACAACAGGACTTTGCTATGGGAACACGAAGCCTTTTATGGGATATCACAAAAAAGTATTTTACAGTTGGTTTGATTGGGCTTACTGTTTCAGATCGATATGCAAGTATAGTGTCTGTTCGTGGCTCGTCTATGTCTCCAGCATTTAATCCAAGAAGTGACACCA ATGACTATGTGTTGGTGGAGAAATTTTGCCTTGACAAGTACAGATTTTCACATGGTGATGTTGTAGTCTTCAG CTCGCCAAGCAATCACAAGGAGAAACACATAAAGAGGATAATAGGATTGCCAGGTGACTGGATAGGAACACCCAATATGGACGATGTGTTGAAGGTTCCAGAAGGACATTTTTGGGTTGAGGGAGATAATTCTGTTTCTAGTCTGGATTCAAGATCCTTTGGCCCG ATCCCTCTAGGTTTGATTCGTGGAAGAGTGACCCACGTTGTATGGCCACCTCAGAGAATGGGTCGTGTTGAAAGAGAAACTAATCAGCGTCCACTTTCCTCCTTACAAGATAGGCCCGAATTCTACTGA